A single window of Ignavibacteriota bacterium DNA harbors:
- the rplK gene encoding 50S ribosomal protein L11 — protein sequence MAKKVLGAFKLQLKAGEATMAPPVGPAFGQRGLNGMEFVKQFNGKTAKQQGTIFPVLVTFFSDKSFSFIIKSPPASVLLKQAAGIKSGSKESNKVKVGKVTTKQLEEIVEIKKEDLNSFELSAAVSMIAGTARSIGLVVED from the coding sequence ATGGCAAAAAAAGTATTAGGAGCGTTTAAATTACAATTAAAAGCCGGTGAAGCTACAATGGCTCCTCCTGTCGGACCTGCATTTGGTCAACGTGGTTTGAACGGTATGGAATTTGTCAAGCAGTTCAATGGTAAAACTGCAAAACAGCAGGGTACGATTTTTCCCGTTCTTGTTACTTTCTTTAGTGACAAGAGTTTTTCTTTTATTATTAAATCCCCGCCGGCATCAGTTCTTCTGAAGCAAGCAGCAGGTATTAAAAGTGGTTCCAAAGAATCAAACAAAGTAAAAGTTGGAAAAGTAACTACTAAGCAGCTTGAAGAAATAGTTGAAATCAAAAAAGAAGATCTCAACTCATTCGAATTATCTGCTGCTGTCAGCATGATTGCAGGTACTGCAAGAAGTATTGGCTTAGTTGTTGAAGACTAA